The Halarchaeum grantii genome contains a region encoding:
- a CDS encoding transcription initiation factor IIB, with protein MQNARTRARRHGERETEDEEATESTDECPECGGLVVADEEHGESVCMDCGLVVEEDDIDRGPEWRAFDSQEKDQKSRVGAPTTNTMHDKGLSTNIDWRDKDAYGNSLSSNQRQKMQRLRKWNERFRTRDAKERNLKQALGEIDRMASALGLPDNVRETASVIYRRALEEDLLPGRSIEGVSTSCVYAAARQAGVPRSLDEITDVSRVEKAEIARTYRYVIRELGLEVRPADPESYVPRFASSLGLSDESEHRARELLKTAKDKGVHSGKSPVGLAAAAVYAAALLTNEKTTQAKVSEVADISEVTIRNRYHELLEAEDTLPA; from the coding sequence ATGCAAAACGCACGAACCAGAGCACGACGACACGGCGAACGAGAGACCGAGGACGAAGAGGCGACCGAATCGACCGACGAGTGCCCCGAGTGTGGCGGTCTCGTCGTCGCCGACGAGGAGCACGGCGAGTCCGTCTGCATGGACTGTGGGCTCGTCGTCGAGGAGGACGACATCGACCGCGGCCCGGAGTGGCGGGCGTTCGACTCCCAGGAGAAGGACCAGAAATCGCGCGTCGGGGCCCCGACGACGAACACGATGCACGACAAGGGCCTCTCCACGAACATCGACTGGCGGGACAAGGACGCCTACGGCAACAGTCTCTCCTCGAACCAGCGCCAGAAGATGCAGCGCCTGCGCAAGTGGAACGAGCGCTTCCGCACCCGCGACGCCAAGGAGCGGAACCTGAAGCAGGCGCTCGGCGAGATCGACCGGATGGCGAGCGCGCTCGGCCTCCCCGACAACGTCCGCGAGACCGCATCCGTCATCTACCGGCGCGCCCTCGAGGAGGACCTCCTCCCGGGACGCTCCATCGAGGGCGTCTCCACCTCCTGCGTCTACGCGGCCGCCCGACAGGCCGGCGTCCCGCGCAGCCTCGACGAGATCACCGACGTCTCGCGCGTCGAGAAGGCCGAGATCGCCCGGACGTACCGCTACGTCATCCGGGAGCTCGGCCTCGAAGTCCGGCCCGCCGACCCCGAGAGCTACGTCCCGCGCTTCGCCTCCTCGCTCGGCCTCAGCGACGAGTCCGAACACCGCGCGCGCGAACTCCTGAAGACCGCGAAGGACAAGGGCGTCCACTCCGGGAAGTCGCCGGTCGGCCTCGCCGCCGCCGCCGTCTACGCCGCCGCGCTCCTCACGAACGAGAAGACGACGCAGGCGAAAGTGAGCGAAGTCGCGGACATCAGCGAAGTGACCATCCGCAACCGCTACCACGAACTCCTCGAAGCCGAGGACACCCTCCCCGCGTAA
- a CDS encoding helical backbone metal receptor has protein sequence MRVCSLAPAATATVVALGADPDLVGVTHNATVDVDAPAVGGWLNPDYDRLDDLDPDVVLTGDPLQRDVRDELRARGHAVHHHEPSRLDDVLAGFAARGEAVGCPEAGAELAASGRERVAAVEAAVADAERPRVYCEEWDDPPMAAGNWVPDAVRAAGGEHLLVPPGERSREVEGAAVEAADPDHVVAHYCGRGGRGERSTPDFDARGWDIDADVHVLDDALLNQPSPALLDGIEALAERLHPDRFA, from the coding sequence GTGAGAGTCTGCTCGCTCGCACCCGCCGCGACCGCCACCGTCGTCGCGCTCGGCGCCGACCCCGACCTCGTGGGCGTGACGCACAACGCCACCGTCGACGTGGACGCCCCGGCGGTCGGCGGCTGGCTGAACCCCGACTACGACCGCCTCGACGACCTCGACCCGGACGTCGTGCTCACGGGCGACCCCCTCCAGCGCGATGTCCGCGACGAACTCAGAGCGCGCGGCCACGCGGTCCACCACCACGAGCCGTCGCGTCTCGACGACGTGCTCGCGGGGTTCGCGGCGCGCGGCGAGGCGGTCGGGTGCCCCGAGGCGGGCGCGGAGCTGGCGGCGTCGGGACGCGAGCGCGTCGCCGCCGTCGAGGCCGCCGTCGCGGACGCCGAGCGTCCGCGCGTCTACTGCGAGGAGTGGGACGACCCGCCGATGGCGGCGGGGAACTGGGTGCCGGACGCCGTGCGCGCGGCGGGCGGCGAGCACCTGCTCGTCCCGCCGGGCGAACGCTCCCGCGAGGTCGAGGGTGCGGCCGTCGAGGCCGCCGACCCCGACCACGTCGTCGCGCACTACTGCGGGCGCGGGGGTCGCGGCGAGCGCTCGACGCCGGACTTCGACGCGCGCGGGTGGGACATCGACGCCGACGTGCACGTCCTCGACGACGCCCTGCTGAACCAGCCGAGTCCCGCGCTCCTCGACGGCATCGAGGCGCTCGCGGAGCGCCTCCACCCCGACCGGTTCGCTTAA
- a CDS encoding DUF84 family protein: MRVAVGSGNPVKRAATERALGDDHTVVAEPVASGVAEQPRGETETVTGARNRAERALAAGDYALGVGLEGGVARVESVDGLFLTMWAAVADGERVEYGAGPRLRLPGRVANRVEAGAELGPVMDEAYDMENVAENEGAAGVLTSGRVDRTSALEHAVAGALGPFL, encoded by the coding sequence ATGCGAGTCGCGGTCGGGAGCGGGAATCCGGTGAAGCGCGCGGCGACCGAGCGGGCGCTCGGCGACGACCACACCGTGGTCGCCGAACCCGTCGCCTCCGGGGTCGCCGAGCAACCACGGGGCGAGACCGAGACCGTCACGGGCGCGCGCAATCGCGCGGAGCGCGCGCTCGCTGCGGGCGACTACGCGCTGGGCGTCGGCCTCGAGGGCGGCGTCGCGCGCGTCGAGTCGGTGGACGGGCTCTTCCTGACGATGTGGGCGGCCGTCGCGGACGGCGAGCGCGTCGAGTACGGCGCGGGCCCCCGCCTCCGCCTCCCGGGGCGCGTCGCGAACCGCGTCGAGGCGGGCGCGGAACTCGGCCCGGTGATGGACGAGGCCTACGACATGGAGAACGTCGCGGAGAACGAGGGCGCGGCGGGCGTCCTCACGTCGGGGCGGGTGGATCGGACGAGCGCGCTCGAACACGCCGTCGCGGGCGCGCTCGGGCCGTTCCTGTAG
- a CDS encoding APC family permease yields MADQFGLTEAVSIALGGMIGGGIYAVLGVVAGVAMYATWFGFVAAGVVALCAGYSYNELNAAGDQRGGSVSFVQEFVGNATLAGMVGWSLLFGYVGSMAMYAFAFAEFAIGFAAVPDSYAGVPLRPVISVLAVALFVVLNVAGARVTGSAENALVAVKVGILLAFGLWGIVYLGPVSGQSVPLGFGRLTGITPVVAAGVSFVAFQGWQLLFYDQGSIENPTETIRKAVYVSIPAAVAIYVLVAVVTTNLAPDAIQLHPHVALADAASAMLGYFGLASLGFLVISVSALFSTGSAINATLFSAGHFAKNLIAGDLLPDQIGDGDADGVPERTVLVLGVVTAAFTAVGSLGAITSFASLAFIVVFGAVSVLAFRRRDRDDISPVPPAVGALGAFAFAPVMLWNLSHREPHTFWMVLALTVFVVAVELLYFERGELEDRVPGVDADEDHL; encoded by the coding sequence ATGGCTGACCAGTTCGGGCTGACGGAGGCCGTCTCCATCGCGCTCGGGGGGATGATCGGGGGCGGCATCTACGCCGTGCTCGGCGTCGTCGCCGGCGTCGCGATGTACGCCACCTGGTTCGGGTTCGTCGCCGCCGGCGTCGTCGCGCTCTGCGCCGGCTACTCCTACAACGAACTCAACGCAGCGGGCGACCAGCGCGGCGGCTCCGTCTCCTTCGTCCAGGAGTTCGTCGGGAACGCCACGCTCGCGGGGATGGTCGGCTGGAGCCTCCTCTTCGGCTACGTCGGCTCGATGGCGATGTACGCGTTCGCGTTCGCGGAGTTCGCGATCGGGTTCGCTGCGGTTCCCGACAGCTACGCCGGCGTTCCGCTCCGACCCGTCATCTCCGTGCTCGCGGTGGCGCTGTTCGTCGTGCTCAACGTCGCCGGCGCCCGCGTCACCGGATCGGCCGAGAACGCCCTCGTCGCCGTGAAAGTCGGCATCCTCCTCGCCTTCGGCCTCTGGGGAATCGTCTACCTCGGGCCGGTCTCCGGGCAGTCCGTGCCGCTCGGGTTCGGACGGCTCACCGGCATCACGCCCGTCGTCGCCGCCGGCGTCTCCTTCGTCGCGTTCCAGGGCTGGCAGTTGCTCTTCTACGACCAGGGGAGCATCGAGAACCCCACGGAGACCATCCGGAAGGCGGTCTACGTCTCCATCCCCGCTGCGGTGGCTATCTACGTCCTCGTCGCCGTGGTGACGACGAACCTCGCGCCGGACGCGATTCAGCTCCACCCGCACGTCGCGCTCGCCGACGCCGCGTCCGCGATGCTCGGCTACTTCGGCCTCGCCTCCCTCGGCTTCCTCGTCATCTCCGTCTCCGCGCTGTTCTCCACCGGGTCGGCGATCAACGCCACCCTGTTCTCCGCCGGGCACTTCGCGAAGAACCTGATCGCGGGCGACCTCCTCCCCGACCAGATCGGCGACGGAGACGCCGACGGCGTTCCCGAGCGAACCGTGCTCGTCCTCGGCGTCGTCACCGCCGCGTTCACCGCAGTCGGCAGCCTCGGCGCCATCACGTCGTTCGCGAGCCTCGCGTTCATCGTGGTGTTCGGCGCGGTGAGCGTGCTCGCGTTCCGCCGACGCGACCGGGACGACATCAGTCCGGTCCCGCCGGCAGTCGGCGCCCTCGGCGCGTTCGCGTTCGCGCCCGTGATGCTCTGGAACCTCTCCCACCGCGAACCGCACACGTTCTGGATGGTGCTCGCCCTCACCGTCTTCGTCGTCGCCGTCGAACTCCTCTACTTCGAGCGCGGCGAACTCGAGGACCGCGTCCCCGGCGTCGACGCCGACGAGGACCACCTCTGA
- a CDS encoding APC family permease gives MSDRLGLPSAVSIALGGMIGGGIFSVLGVVAKLAGARTWLAFVVAGVVALCAGYSYTALNAVSGRTGGSVTFVQRYTDNTTVAGMVGWTLLFGYVGSMAMYAYAFGEYTVGVLGLRDVLGALARPLVSALAVAGFVALNRMGARATGTAENALVAAKMLVLLGFGVLAAVYGSAHGGLDYGVGGSLGTAPVVAAAVSFVAFQGWQLLFYDRSSIADPDTTIPRAVYVAIPVAVLTYVLVGVTTTSLLTPAQIAQYGEVALAKAAEPVLGSLGYGVISVAAVVSTGSAINATLFSAAHFANGMTDEDILPDRIADHADGDGVPQRTVLLLGIVTLGLTVYGTLDGITALASFAFLVVFGAMSAIAFTERGRDSVSGVPPLVGALGALVLLPLLCYHLAAHEPRTFGFVVLTLAAVFVVELSYFERTRLARAAKRAEDRF, from the coding sequence ATGTCGGACCGACTCGGCCTGCCGTCCGCCGTCTCGATCGCGCTCGGGGGGATGATCGGGGGCGGCATCTTCAGCGTGCTCGGCGTCGTCGCGAAGCTCGCGGGCGCGCGGACGTGGCTCGCGTTCGTCGTCGCGGGCGTCGTCGCGCTCTGCGCGGGCTACTCGTACACCGCACTGAACGCGGTGTCCGGCCGCACCGGCGGGTCGGTGACGTTCGTCCAGCGCTACACGGACAACACGACCGTCGCGGGGATGGTCGGCTGGACTCTCCTCTTCGGCTACGTCGGCTCGATGGCGATGTACGCCTACGCCTTCGGCGAGTACACGGTCGGCGTGCTCGGCCTCCGGGACGTCCTCGGCGCGCTCGCCCGCCCGCTCGTCTCCGCGCTCGCCGTCGCGGGCTTCGTCGCGCTCAACCGCATGGGCGCGCGCGCCACCGGCACCGCCGAGAACGCGCTCGTCGCCGCGAAGATGCTCGTCCTCCTCGGATTCGGCGTTCTCGCGGCCGTCTACGGCTCCGCGCACGGCGGCCTCGACTACGGCGTCGGCGGGTCGCTCGGCACCGCGCCCGTCGTCGCCGCCGCCGTCTCCTTCGTCGCGTTCCAGGGCTGGCAGCTGCTCTTCTACGACCGCTCGAGTATCGCCGACCCCGACACCACCATCCCGCGCGCCGTCTACGTCGCGATCCCGGTCGCCGTCCTCACGTACGTCCTCGTCGGCGTCACGACGACGAGTCTCCTGACGCCCGCGCAGATCGCCCAGTACGGCGAGGTGGCGCTCGCGAAGGCCGCCGAACCGGTCCTCGGGTCGCTCGGCTACGGCGTCATCTCCGTGGCGGCCGTCGTCTCCACGGGCAGCGCGATCAACGCGACGCTCTTCTCCGCCGCGCACTTCGCGAACGGGATGACGGACGAGGATATCCTCCCGGACCGCATCGCCGACCACGCGGACGGCGACGGCGTCCCACAACGCACCGTCCTCCTGCTGGGCATCGTCACGCTCGGCCTCACCGTCTACGGGACGCTCGACGGCATCACGGCGCTCGCGTCGTTCGCCTTCCTCGTCGTCTTCGGCGCGATGAGCGCCATCGCGTTCACGGAGCGCGGGCGCGACTCCGTCTCGGGCGTCCCACCGCTCGTCGGCGCGCTCGGCGCGCTCGTCCTCCTCCCCCTCCTCTGCTACCACCTCGCCGCCCACGAGCCACGGACGTTCGGCTTCGTCGTGCTCACGCTCGCCGCCGTCTTCGTCGTCGAGCTCTCCTACTTCGAGCGCACCCGTCTCGCGCGCGCCGCCAAGCGCGCCGAGGACCGCTTCTGA
- the thsA gene encoding thermosome subunit alpha has protein sequence MSYQGTSNPIFILGDDAQRTRGRDAQTSNIAAGKAVAEAVRTTLGPRGMDKMLVDSTGEVVITNDGVTILEEMDIEHPAAQMLVEVAQTQESEVGDGTTTASVLAGQLLAKAEDLLGRDVHPTAVVEGYAAARDIGYEAVRDLVLEGELDDDLLRTVAATSMTGKGTGDVNAEALADLVVRAVRHVETDAGTNRDDVRVHTQVGAASSATELVEGIVTDTEPVRDDMPRDLADATVAVIDTKLETRETSADVEYNVTSVDQLNAALDAEESELRRYAAAVRDAGVDVLVSQKGIDDRVAAFLADAGVLAFKSVKKSDVVAIANATGAAVVGDVADIEAADLGAAERVHVERFGDDDLTFIEGGADAAAVTLLVRGSTAHVLSELERAIGDAVDVVIVALDEEGVVPGAGCAEIVVADRIRSEAASIEGRAQLAADAFADALDALPRTFAENTGMDPIDALVDLRAANESGRAGLITSGERGEIADPVAHGVIDPAAVKREALASATDAATMIVRIDDIIAVE, from the coding sequence ATGTCCTATCAGGGTACGAGTAACCCGATCTTCATCCTCGGCGACGACGCCCAGCGGACCCGTGGGCGCGACGCGCAGACGTCGAACATCGCCGCCGGGAAGGCCGTCGCGGAGGCCGTCCGCACGACGCTCGGTCCGCGGGGGATGGACAAGATGCTCGTCGACTCGACGGGTGAGGTCGTCATCACGAACGACGGCGTCACCATCCTCGAGGAGATGGACATCGAGCACCCCGCCGCGCAGATGCTCGTCGAAGTCGCCCAGACACAGGAGAGCGAGGTCGGCGACGGCACCACCACCGCGTCCGTCCTCGCCGGCCAACTCCTCGCGAAGGCCGAGGACCTCCTCGGACGGGACGTCCACCCGACCGCCGTCGTCGAGGGGTACGCCGCCGCGCGCGACATCGGCTACGAGGCCGTCCGCGACCTCGTCCTCGAGGGCGAACTCGACGACGACCTCCTCCGGACGGTCGCCGCCACCTCCATGACCGGCAAGGGGACCGGCGACGTGAACGCCGAGGCGCTCGCCGACCTCGTCGTCCGGGCCGTCCGTCACGTCGAGACCGACGCCGGCACGAACCGCGACGACGTCCGCGTCCACACGCAGGTCGGCGCCGCCTCCAGCGCCACCGAACTCGTCGAGGGAATCGTCACCGACACGGAACCCGTTCGCGACGACATGCCACGCGACCTCGCGGACGCCACCGTCGCCGTCATCGACACGAAACTCGAGACGCGTGAGACGAGCGCGGACGTCGAGTACAACGTCACGAGCGTCGACCAACTGAACGCCGCGCTCGACGCCGAGGAGTCCGAGCTCCGGCGCTACGCGGCGGCCGTCCGCGACGCCGGCGTCGACGTCCTCGTCTCCCAGAAGGGCATCGACGACCGCGTCGCCGCCTTCCTCGCCGACGCGGGCGTCCTCGCGTTCAAGAGCGTGAAGAAATCCGACGTCGTCGCCATCGCGAACGCCACCGGTGCCGCCGTCGTCGGCGACGTCGCCGACATCGAGGCCGCGGACCTCGGCGCCGCCGAGCGCGTGCACGTCGAGCGCTTCGGCGACGACGACCTCACCTTCATCGAGGGCGGCGCCGACGCCGCCGCCGTGACGCTCCTCGTCCGTGGCTCCACCGCGCACGTCCTCAGCGAACTCGAGCGCGCCATCGGCGACGCCGTCGACGTCGTCATCGTGGCGCTCGACGAGGAGGGAGTCGTCCCCGGCGCGGGCTGTGCGGAGATCGTCGTCGCCGACCGCATCCGCAGCGAGGCCGCGAGCATCGAGGGCCGCGCCCAGCTCGCCGCCGACGCGTTCGCGGACGCCCTCGACGCCCTCCCGCGCACCTTCGCCGAGAACACCGGCATGGACCCCATCGACGCGCTCGTCGACCTCCGCGCCGCGAACGAGTCCGGCCGCGCCGGCCTCATCACGAGCGGCGAGCGCGGCGAGATCGCCGACCCCGTCGCGCACGGCGTCATCGACCCCGCCGCCGTCAAGCGCGAGGCGCTCGCCTCCGCCACCGACGCCGCGACCATGATCGTCCGCATCGACGACATCATCGCCGTCGAATAG
- a CDS encoding glycosyltransferase family 2 protein, with amino-acid sequence MQLSVVVPTLNARQRLSRALDALGARLPDAEVLVVNGPSSDGTSGLVREHAAADVLLELPERNLNASRNAGLAAATGDVIAFVSHGSVVRDGWHDALADAIAEGGDVVAGPVHRSVSGGVTTEACETDTVAGRDVTYFDGGNVAFRREVAEALDGFDEYLQTGAARDAAHRLAGMEYEVAWRPDFAVLRTDGDDVADRMADDSDVPAWGLKYRALGYRLAKNYGLRASVAWRALRNALADAKSAADRVFGGDERPSAWVRNGRAVVTGVVAGVEDGLAARRRDRSPRRNPNGVSTRMDRAMSRYEP; translated from the coding sequence ATGCAGTTGTCGGTGGTCGTCCCCACGCTGAACGCGCGCCAGCGTCTCTCGCGCGCGCTCGACGCGCTCGGCGCGCGCCTCCCCGACGCCGAGGTGCTCGTCGTCAACGGCCCGTCGAGCGACGGTACCTCGGGGCTCGTCCGCGAGCACGCGGCCGCCGACGTCCTCCTCGAACTCCCGGAGCGGAACCTGAACGCCTCGCGGAACGCTGGGCTCGCGGCCGCGACCGGCGACGTCATCGCGTTCGTCAGCCACGGCTCCGTGGTCCGCGACGGCTGGCACGACGCCCTCGCGGACGCCATCGCGGAGGGCGGGGACGTCGTCGCGGGGCCGGTCCACCGCTCCGTCTCCGGCGGCGTCACTACCGAGGCCTGTGAGACCGACACCGTCGCCGGCCGCGACGTCACCTACTTCGACGGCGGGAACGTCGCGTTCCGCCGCGAGGTCGCCGAGGCGCTCGACGGCTTCGACGAGTACCTCCAGACGGGCGCGGCCCGCGACGCCGCCCACCGCCTCGCCGGGATGGAGTACGAGGTAGCGTGGCGGCCCGACTTCGCGGTGTTGCGCACGGACGGCGACGACGTCGCGGACCGGATGGCGGACGACTCGGACGTGCCCGCGTGGGGGCTGAAGTACCGCGCGCTCGGTTATCGCCTCGCGAAGAACTACGGGCTGCGGGCGAGCGTCGCGTGGCGCGCGCTCCGCAACGCGCTCGCGGACGCGAAGTCGGCGGCCGACCGCGTGTTCGGCGGCGACGAACGCCCGTCCGCGTGGGTGCGAAACGGCCGCGCCGTCGTCACCGGCGTCGTCGCGGGCGTCGAGGACGGCCTCGCGGCGCGCCGACGCGACCGCTCACCGCGCCGGAACCCGAACGGCGTCTCCACGCGCATGGACCGGGCGATGTCGCGCTACGAGCCCTGA
- a CDS encoding class I SAM-dependent methyltransferase: MKGQEWYQAAEVAEEYEDKRFSGGGRLIDRREKRAVLDALAPLDGKRVLEVACGTGRFTVLCAQQGADITGMDISAAMLQEGRAKARSAGVADTLEFMRGDAARLPFPDDYFDAVFAMRFFHLADTPAKFLSEMARVSKDHVFFDTFKRYSTRVAYNWLLPMGSRLYSNAEVEDLLDSAGLTLRNAEHDFVLPYGFYRKLPSWLADPIRDADLAVGETPVGDAVASVSYWHAHV, translated from the coding sequence GTGAAGGGACAGGAGTGGTATCAGGCCGCCGAGGTCGCCGAGGAGTACGAGGACAAACGCTTCTCCGGCGGCGGCCGCCTCATCGACCGACGTGAGAAACGCGCGGTCCTCGACGCCCTCGCACCGCTCGACGGGAAGCGCGTCCTCGAAGTGGCGTGTGGGACCGGCCGATTCACCGTCCTCTGCGCCCAGCAGGGCGCCGACATCACCGGGATGGACATCTCGGCGGCGATGCTTCAGGAGGGCCGCGCGAAGGCCCGGAGCGCCGGCGTCGCGGACACCCTCGAGTTCATGCGCGGCGACGCCGCGCGCCTCCCGTTCCCCGACGACTACTTCGACGCCGTCTTCGCGATGCGCTTCTTCCACCTTGCCGATACGCCCGCGAAGTTCCTCAGCGAGATGGCGCGCGTCTCGAAGGACCACGTCTTCTTCGACACGTTCAAGCGCTACAGCACGCGCGTCGCCTACAACTGGCTCCTCCCGATGGGCTCGCGACTCTACTCGAACGCCGAGGTCGAGGACCTCCTCGATAGCGCCGGCCTCACCCTCCGGAACGCCGAGCACGACTTCGTCCTCCCCTACGGCTTCTACCGGAAGCTCCCGAGTTGGCTCGCCGACCCGATCCGTGACGCCGACCTCGCCGTCGGCGAGACGCCGGTCGGCGACGCCGTCGCCTCCGTCTCCTACTGGCACGCGCACGTCTAA
- a CDS encoding MarR family transcriptional regulator — MSTTAEQRQSPIKNDEEFRERLRELPPSAKLVAKVLETDAPLSQGQLAEESLLPDRTVRYALNRLDEADLVDSRYSFRDARKQVYFLDH; from the coding sequence ATGAGTACGACGGCAGAGCAGCGTCAATCACCCATCAAGAACGACGAGGAGTTCCGCGAGCGACTGCGCGAACTCCCGCCGAGCGCGAAGCTCGTCGCGAAAGTCCTCGAAACCGACGCCCCGCTCTCCCAAGGCCAGCTCGCCGAGGAGTCCCTGCTGCCGGACCGGACCGTCCGCTACGCGCTCAACCGCCTCGACGAGGCCGACCTCGTCGACTCCCGATACAGCTTCCGCGACGCCCGCAAGCAAGTCTACTTCCTCGATCACTGA
- a CDS encoding MBL fold metallo-hydrolase, with amino-acid sequence MPTVERVSVPVPGSVPGGATNAYLVGDVLVDPAARSAELDALVADADVSHVVCTHTHPDHVGALAQYTAETDATVWAHAPHAARFERATGVAPDRTFREGDAIGPLVTLATPGHAPDHVAFAHGDGYLVGDCCRADGSVAIGTDGDMRAYLTSLRRLHARAPERLYPGHGPPVEAPRERLAELVAHRRERETCVLHAVESGARTLDAVVDAAYDADLSGVREQAKATASAHLEKLAVEGRVEWDGARATPVGSD; translated from the coding sequence ATGCCCACGGTCGAGCGCGTGAGCGTCCCCGTTCCCGGGTCGGTGCCCGGCGGCGCGACGAACGCCTATCTCGTCGGTGACGTCCTCGTTGACCCCGCCGCACGGAGCGCCGAGCTCGACGCGCTCGTCGCCGACGCCGACGTCTCGCACGTCGTCTGCACGCACACCCACCCGGACCACGTCGGCGCGCTCGCGCAGTACACCGCCGAGACGGACGCGACCGTCTGGGCGCACGCCCCGCACGCCGCCCGCTTCGAGCGCGCGACCGGCGTCGCGCCAGACCGGACGTTCCGCGAGGGCGACGCGATCGGCCCGCTCGTCACGCTCGCGACCCCCGGGCACGCCCCCGACCACGTCGCGTTCGCGCACGGCGACGGCTACCTCGTCGGCGACTGCTGTCGCGCGGACGGGAGCGTCGCCATCGGAACTGATGGGGATATGCGCGCCTACCTCACGAGCCTCCGGCGCCTCCACGCGCGGGCCCCCGAGCGCCTTTACCCCGGGCACGGCCCGCCGGTCGAGGCGCCCCGCGAGCGCCTCGCCGAACTCGTCGCCCACCGCCGCGAGCGCGAGACGTGCGTCCTGCACGCCGTCGAGTCGGGCGCGCGAACGCTCGACGCCGTCGTCGACGCCGCCTACGACGCCGACCTCTCCGGCGTCCGCGAGCAGGCGAAGGCGACCGCGAGCGCCCACCTCGAGAAGCTCGCCGTCGAGGGGCGCGTCGAGTGGGACGGCGCGCGGGCGACCCCGGTCGGGTCGGACTGA
- a CDS encoding YkgJ family cysteine cluster protein, with amino-acid sequence MERLEDELDRARDLDVGDLADAIEAIGFECTRCGGCCKSAGEEAHTATVFPDEVRELAAAEDLEWRDVARPMPFGLDEEGHGETFEWALQTDDCGDCTFYTEDREESPEESDGGGEGETRGSGACTVHESRPLICRTYPFSVALGGTSQPMGEAVDEAGMVRAHECEGLGRDISRSDAEELAAALKERAVTELEEAIGVRDAYEPVDAGADEAVVHDSEGAKRPDGTPYRG; translated from the coding sequence ATGGAACGCCTCGAGGACGAACTCGACCGCGCGCGCGACCTCGACGTCGGCGACCTCGCGGACGCCATCGAGGCCATCGGCTTCGAGTGCACGCGCTGTGGCGGCTGCTGTAAGAGCGCGGGCGAGGAGGCGCACACCGCGACGGTCTTCCCCGACGAAGTGCGCGAGCTCGCGGCCGCCGAGGACCTCGAGTGGCGCGACGTCGCGCGCCCGATGCCGTTCGGCCTCGACGAGGAGGGGCACGGCGAGACGTTCGAGTGGGCGCTCCAGACCGACGACTGCGGCGACTGCACCTTCTACACCGAGGACCGCGAGGAGTCGCCCGAGGAGAGTGACGGCGGCGGGGAGGGGGAGACGCGGGGGAGCGGCGCGTGCACCGTCCACGAGAGCCGACCCCTCATCTGTCGGACCTACCCGTTCTCGGTGGCCCTCGGCGGCACGAGTCAGCCGATGGGCGAGGCCGTCGACGAGGCGGGGATGGTGCGCGCCCACGAGTGCGAGGGGCTCGGGCGCGACATCAGCCGCTCGGACGCCGAGGAGTTGGCGGCGGCGCTGAAGGAGCGCGCCGTCACCGAGCTCGAGGAGGCGATCGGCGTCCGGGACGCCTACGAACCCGTCGACGCCGGGGCCGACGAGGCGGTCGTCCACGACTCCGAAGGCGCGAAGCGCCCGGACGGCACGCCGTATCGCGGCTAG
- a CDS encoding TRAM domain-containing protein, with translation MEISDKLLCLFNAEVTVSDDEYVVRVPTSEVENGSVEPGDVYRVALIERGDGDDESGAPATESSPSTASEGPQPPVEEGEIRYVEVEDIGKQGDGIARVERGYVIIVPGADVGERVKIEITEVKSNFAVGEIIDEDDEDDEE, from the coding sequence GTGGAAATCTCCGATAAACTCCTCTGTCTGTTCAACGCCGAAGTCACCGTCAGCGACGACGAGTACGTCGTCCGCGTCCCCACCAGCGAGGTCGAGAACGGGTCGGTCGAACCGGGCGACGTCTATCGTGTCGCGCTCATCGAACGCGGCGACGGCGACGACGAGAGCGGCGCGCCCGCGACCGAGTCGTCCCCGTCCACCGCCTCGGAGGGCCCGCAACCGCCCGTCGAGGAGGGCGAGATCCGCTACGTCGAGGTCGAGGACATCGGCAAGCAGGGCGACGGCATCGCGCGCGTCGAGCGCGGATACGTCATCATCGTCCCCGGCGCCGACGTCGGCGAGCGCGTGAAGATCGAGATCACCGAGGTGAAGTCGAACTTCGCGGTCGGCGAGATCATCGACGAGGACGACGAGGACGACGAGGAGTAA